A genomic segment from Comamonas terrigena NBRC 13299 encodes:
- a CDS encoding flagellar basal body protein, producing the protein MSAIASIAQSGLQAAQQRLNASAHNVANQQTEGFRRQQVAQQAVPEGGVTAQTVRGQQGVALEQEAVEQISASYAYLANLQVLRTNDRMQGALLDERA; encoded by the coding sequence ATGAGCGCCATCGCATCCATTGCCCAGTCCGGCTTGCAGGCAGCACAGCAGCGCTTGAACGCCTCGGCCCACAACGTGGCCAACCAGCAGACGGAAGGTTTCCGCCGCCAGCAGGTGGCGCAGCAGGCCGTGCCCGAAGGTGGGGTGACGGCGCAGACTGTGCGCGGCCAGCAAGGCGTGGCGCTGGAGCAGGAAGCCGTCGAACAGATCAGCGCCAGTTACGCCTATCTGGCCAATCTGCAGGTGCTGCGCACCAACGACCGCATGCAAGGCGCCCTGCTGGACGAACGCGCCTGA
- a CDS encoding LysR family transcriptional regulator, with protein MARARAVLGQLSDMDLRLLRIFKSVVECGGMSAAELELNISASTLSRHMKDLEERLGLVLCRRGRAGFATTAEGLKVYEATLQLLGGVDLFRSQIDDIHDRMGGNLEVAVFDKTVTNPAAHLDAAIRAFHRQAPEVNLQLHVSSINTIERGLMDGRFQVGIIPAHRASASLVYRDLFAEHMQLYCAAGHPLYGAHHGDLDWEGLRHYPFAGLGEHSPNMELSHRAHLPRKATGFDQEAIATLILSGCYLGFLPDHYAQALEAAGRLQAVAPARFHYDCQFVAMWRLSPQPSRAAQAFIDCLVAAHGGEGAA; from the coding sequence ATGGCCCGTGCCCGCGCGGTGCTGGGCCAGCTCAGCGATATGGACCTGCGCCTGCTGCGCATTTTCAAGAGTGTGGTGGAGTGCGGCGGCATGTCGGCCGCCGAACTGGAGCTGAACATCAGCGCCTCCACCCTCAGCCGCCACATGAAAGACCTGGAAGAACGGCTGGGCCTGGTGCTGTGCCGGCGCGGGCGTGCCGGGTTCGCCACCACCGCTGAAGGGCTGAAGGTGTATGAGGCCACGCTGCAGTTGCTGGGCGGCGTGGACCTGTTCCGCAGCCAGATCGACGACATCCACGACCGCATGGGCGGCAACCTGGAGGTGGCGGTGTTCGACAAGACCGTCACCAACCCGGCGGCCCACCTGGACGCCGCCATCCGTGCCTTCCACCGCCAGGCGCCCGAAGTGAATCTGCAGCTGCATGTCAGCAGCATCAACACCATCGAACGCGGGCTGATGGACGGGCGCTTTCAGGTGGGCATCATTCCGGCGCACCGGGCCTCGGCCAGCCTGGTCTACCGCGACCTGTTTGCCGAACACATGCAGCTGTACTGCGCCGCCGGCCACCCGCTGTATGGCGCCCACCATGGCGATCTGGACTGGGAGGGGCTGCGCCACTACCCGTTTGCGGGGCTGGGCGAGCATTCCCCGAACATGGAGCTGAGCCACCGTGCGCACCTGCCGCGCAAGGCCACAGGCTTTGACCAGGAGGCAATTGCCACGCTGATCCTGTCGGGCTGCTACCTGGGCTTTCTACCCGACCATTACGCCCAGGCGCTGGAAGCGGCAGGCCGCCTGCAGGCGGTGGCGCCGGCGCGCTTTCACTACGACTGCCAGTTTGTGGCGATGTGGCGGCTTTCGCCCCAGCCCAGCCGTGCGGCCCAGGCCTTCATCGACTGTCTGGTGGCCGCCCATGGTGGGGAGGGCGCGGCATAG
- a CDS encoding LysE family translocator, producing MIPVHDLLVFAGASLLLVLTPGPNMLYLISRSICQGRTAGVTSLAGVVLGFFVHMLAASLGVTALFMAVPMAFEALKWAGAAYLLWMAWQALRPGGASPFEQTTTLPPESPRRLFAMGLFTSILNPKVAIFYLSIFPQFVSAEHGPVFWQSVTLGMVQITTSFSVNLLITLFAARIAIWFKDNPHWLRAQKWVMGTVLAGLAVRLAMEQRR from the coding sequence ATGATTCCTGTCCACGATCTGCTGGTGTTTGCCGGCGCCTCCCTGCTGCTGGTGCTCACGCCCGGCCCGAACATGCTGTACCTGATCTCGCGCTCCATCTGCCAGGGGCGCACGGCCGGCGTGACGTCGCTGGCCGGTGTGGTGCTGGGCTTTTTTGTGCACATGCTGGCCGCCAGCCTGGGGGTCACCGCCCTGTTCATGGCCGTGCCCATGGCGTTCGAGGCACTGAAGTGGGCCGGCGCCGCCTACCTGCTGTGGATGGCCTGGCAGGCGCTGCGCCCGGGCGGCGCCTCGCCCTTCGAGCAGACCACCACGCTGCCGCCCGAGTCGCCGCGCAGGCTGTTTGCCATGGGCCTGTTCACCAGCATCCTCAACCCCAAGGTGGCAATCTTCTATCTATCCATCTTCCCGCAGTTCGTCAGCGCCGAGCATGGCCCGGTGTTCTGGCAGAGCGTGACGCTGGGCATGGTCCAGATCACCACCAGCTTCAGCGTCAACCTGTTGATCACGCTGTTTGCCGCACGCATTGCGATCTGGTTCAAGGACAACCCGCACTGGCTGCGCGCCCAGAAATGGGTCATGGGCACGGTGCTGGCCGGGCTGGCGGTGCGCCTGGCCATGGAACAGCGCCGCTAG
- a CDS encoding aspartate aminotransferase family protein: protein MDFADITQPAATATRMDAAWLDAHWMPFTGNRNFKANPRMVVGAQGAYLHDSAGRKIFDGLSGLWCSGLGHGRKEIAEAVGKAALNLDYAPAFQFGHPAAFALANKIKELTPDGLDYVFFTGSGSEAADTSLKMARAYWRTKGQAGKTRLIGREKGYHGVNYGGISVGGLSGNRKMFGQGIEADHLPHTQPATGSFYKGMPDIDGRALADRLLDVIALHDASTIAAVIVEPFSGSAGVVIPPAGYLQRLREICTQNNILLIFDEVITGFGRCGGWTGSEVFGVTPDILNFAKQVTNGAQPLGGCVASKDIYDTFMAAGGPEYMLEFAHGYTYSAHPVACAAGLAALDILQKEDLPARVKALAPTFEAAVHSLKGTKHVADIRNFGLAAGFTIAPLPGEPAKRPYEIAMAMWEKGFYVRYGADTIQLAPPFISTEAEIDRLVSALGDTLQATA from the coding sequence ATGGACTTTGCCGACATCACCCAACCCGCTGCCACCGCCACCCGCATGGATGCCGCCTGGCTGGACGCGCACTGGATGCCGTTCACCGGCAACCGCAACTTCAAGGCCAATCCGCGCATGGTCGTGGGTGCACAGGGCGCCTACCTGCACGACAGCGCCGGCCGCAAGATTTTTGACGGTCTGTCGGGCCTGTGGTGTTCGGGCCTGGGCCATGGCCGCAAGGAAATCGCCGAAGCCGTGGGCAAGGCCGCGCTGAATCTGGACTACGCGCCCGCCTTCCAGTTCGGCCACCCCGCTGCCTTCGCGCTGGCCAACAAGATCAAGGAACTGACACCCGACGGCCTGGACTATGTGTTCTTCACCGGCTCGGGCTCGGAAGCCGCGGACACCTCGCTGAAGATGGCGCGCGCCTACTGGCGCACCAAGGGCCAGGCCGGCAAGACCCGCCTGATCGGGCGCGAAAAGGGCTACCACGGGGTGAACTACGGCGGCATCTCGGTGGGCGGCCTGTCGGGCAACCGCAAGATGTTCGGCCAGGGCATCGAAGCCGACCACCTGCCCCACACCCAGCCTGCCACCGGCTCGTTCTACAAAGGCATGCCCGACATCGACGGCCGCGCGCTGGCCGACCGCCTGCTGGACGTGATCGCCCTGCACGACGCCAGCACCATTGCCGCCGTGATCGTCGAGCCCTTCTCCGGCTCGGCCGGCGTGGTGATTCCGCCCGCAGGCTATCTGCAGCGCCTGCGTGAAATCTGCACTCAGAACAACATCCTGCTGATCTTCGACGAAGTCATCACCGGCTTCGGCCGCTGCGGCGGCTGGACGGGTTCGGAAGTGTTCGGCGTCACCCCCGACATCCTGAACTTCGCCAAGCAGGTCACCAACGGCGCCCAGCCCCTGGGCGGTTGCGTGGCCAGCAAGGACATCTACGACACCTTCATGGCCGCCGGCGGCCCCGAGTACATGCTGGAGTTTGCCCACGGCTACACCTACTCGGCCCACCCCGTGGCCTGTGCCGCCGGCCTGGCCGCGCTGGACATCCTGCAAAAAGAAGACCTGCCCGCCCGCGTCAAGGCACTGGCCCCCACGTTCGAAGCGGCCGTGCACAGCCTGAAGGGCACCAAGCATGTGGCCGACATCCGCAACTTCGGTCTGGCGGCCGGCTTCACCATCGCCCCGCTGCCGGGCGAACCCGCCAAGCGCCCCTACGAGATCGCGATGGCGATGTGGGAAAAAGGCTTCTACGTGCGCTATGGCGCGGACACCATCCAGCTGGCCCCGCCCTTCATCAGCACCGAGGCCGAGATCGACCGCCTGGTCAGCGCCCTGGGCGACACCTTGCAGGCCACGGCGTAA
- a CDS encoding CoA-acylating methylmalonate-semialdehyde dehydrogenase gives MHKDSAITATVGHLIDGQIVPDTERTQPVFNPATGQSTLNVALASKTTVEAAIASAEKAFPAWRNTPPLKRARVMAKLKVLLEQNADQIAALITAEHGKVLADAHGELQRGIENVEYASYAPELLKGEHSRNVGPGIDSWSEFQALGVTAGITPFNFPAMVPLWMWPMAVACGNTFVLKPSERDPSSTLFIAQLALEAGLPPGVLNVVNGDKTAVDTLLQDPRVKAVSFVGSTPIAEYIYAEGCKHGKRVQALGGAKNHAILMPDADVDNAVSALMGAAYGSCGERCMAIPLLVAVGDAVGDAVIAGLKTEIAKMKVGPGTDNSNDMGPLVTKPHFEKVKAYVDSGVAEGATLVVDGRSVKVAGHEEGYFLGACLFDHVQPGMKIYQEEIFGPVLGVVRVQTLQQAMQLIDDHEYGNGTCIFTRDGEAARYFTDHIQVGMVGVNVPLPVPVAYHSFGGWKRSLFGDLHAYGPDAVRFYTKRKTITQRWPSAGVREGAVFSFPSSR, from the coding sequence ATGCACAAGGACTCCGCCATCACCGCCACCGTCGGCCACCTGATCGACGGCCAGATCGTCCCCGACACCGAACGCACCCAGCCGGTGTTCAACCCCGCCACCGGCCAGAGCACGCTGAACGTGGCGCTGGCCAGCAAGACCACGGTGGAAGCGGCCATTGCCTCGGCCGAAAAGGCCTTCCCGGCCTGGCGCAACACCCCGCCACTCAAGCGCGCCCGCGTGATGGCCAAGCTCAAGGTGCTGCTGGAGCAGAACGCCGACCAGATTGCCGCGCTGATCACCGCCGAACACGGCAAGGTGCTGGCCGACGCGCATGGCGAGCTGCAACGCGGCATCGAGAACGTGGAATACGCCAGCTACGCCCCCGAGCTGCTCAAGGGCGAACACAGCCGCAACGTGGGCCCCGGCATCGACAGCTGGAGCGAATTCCAGGCCCTGGGCGTGACGGCCGGCATCACCCCCTTCAACTTCCCCGCCATGGTGCCGCTGTGGATGTGGCCCATGGCCGTGGCCTGCGGCAACACCTTTGTGCTCAAGCCCTCCGAGCGCGATCCCAGCAGCACCTTGTTCATCGCCCAGCTGGCACTGGAAGCCGGCCTGCCCCCCGGCGTGCTGAACGTGGTCAACGGCGACAAGACCGCCGTGGACACGCTGCTGCAGGACCCGCGCGTCAAGGCCGTGAGCTTTGTGGGCTCCACCCCCATTGCGGAATACATCTACGCCGAAGGCTGCAAGCACGGCAAGCGCGTGCAGGCCCTGGGCGGCGCCAAGAACCACGCCATCCTGATGCCCGACGCCGACGTGGACAACGCCGTCAGCGCGCTGATGGGTGCGGCCTACGGCAGCTGCGGCGAGCGCTGCATGGCCATCCCGCTGCTGGTGGCCGTGGGTGATGCAGTGGGCGACGCGGTGATCGCCGGCCTGAAGACCGAAATCGCCAAGATGAAGGTCGGCCCCGGCACCGACAACAGCAACGACATGGGCCCGCTGGTGACCAAGCCCCATTTCGAGAAGGTGAAAGCCTATGTCGACAGCGGCGTGGCCGAAGGGGCTACGCTGGTGGTCGACGGCCGCAGCGTGAAGGTGGCCGGCCATGAGGAAGGCTATTTCCTGGGCGCCTGCCTGTTCGACCATGTGCAGCCCGGCATGAAGATCTACCAGGAAGAAATCTTCGGCCCAGTGCTGGGGGTGGTGCGCGTGCAGACGCTGCAGCAAGCCATGCAGCTGATCGACGACCACGAATACGGCAACGGCACCTGCATCTTCACCCGCGACGGGGAAGCAGCCCGCTATTTCACCGACCACATCCAGGTCGGCATGGTGGGCGTGAACGTGCCCCTGCCCGTGCCCGTGGCCTACCACTCGTTCGGCGGCTGGAAGCGCTCGCTGTTCGGCGACCTGCACGCCTACGGTCCCGATGCCGTGCGCTTCTACACCAAGCGCAAGACCATCACCCAGCGCTGGCCCAGCGCCGGCGTGCGCGAAGGGGCGGTATTCAGCTTCCCCAGCAGCCGCTGA
- a CDS encoding IclR family transcriptional regulator — MPPRDAAPSSDGLFNQSLAKGLQVLSAFNGAHRSLTLAEVAQRTGMSKASAQRSVHTLQTLGYIGKHPSTRRFLLLPRVVELGFNYLDAHPMISAAHTYLAQLARASGETATLTEPTDTHMVYLAQVLTTQHIPMLTPVGTQIPMYASSCGRAYLSQLPTAQARTLLEQAVRPARTRTTLTQVEPLMAQLQRCVETGYATNCEELFIGDMGIAAPVFNTRGEAVGAVHVAPPTSRWSMADAERQLAPLVIECARAISRLVPPT; from the coding sequence ATGCCACCCCGCGACGCTGCCCCTTCCTCCGACGGCCTGTTCAACCAGTCGCTTGCCAAGGGCCTGCAGGTGCTGAGCGCCTTCAATGGTGCGCACCGCAGCCTGACACTGGCCGAGGTGGCACAGCGCACCGGCATGAGCAAGGCCTCGGCCCAGCGCTCGGTGCATACGCTGCAGACTCTGGGCTACATCGGCAAGCACCCCAGCACCCGGCGCTTTCTGCTGCTGCCCCGCGTGGTGGAGCTCGGCTTCAACTACCTGGACGCCCACCCCATGATCAGCGCCGCCCACACCTACCTGGCGCAGCTGGCACGCGCCAGCGGCGAGACCGCCACGCTGACCGAACCGACCGACACCCACATGGTCTACCTGGCCCAGGTGCTGACCACCCAGCACATCCCGATGCTGACACCGGTGGGCACACAGATCCCCATGTACGCCAGCAGCTGCGGCCGTGCCTACCTGAGCCAGCTGCCGACGGCCCAGGCCCGCACCCTGTTGGAGCAGGCAGTACGGCCCGCGCGCACGCGCACCACCCTGACGCAGGTGGAGCCCTTGATGGCCCAGCTGCAGCGCTGCGTCGAGACCGGCTACGCCACCAACTGCGAAGAGCTCTTCATCGGCGACATGGGCATTGCCGCGCCGGTCTTCAACACCCGGGGGGAGGCGGTGGGTGCCGTGCATGTGGCGCCTCCCACCAGCCGCTGGAGCATGGCCGATGCGGAACGCCAGCTCGCCCCGCTGGTGATCGAGTGCGCACGGGCCATTTCCCGCCTGGTGCCGCCCACCTGA
- a CDS encoding tripartite tricarboxylate transporter substrate binding protein, translating into MHRTTTSSLALLPLLCTLSLGAGAAEYPASPITLVVGYGAGGGTDVCNRVLAMNVGKQLGQTVIVDNKPGAGTTLSLSHGARQKPDGYVLTALSSAGVLNQVLMPKVAYDVVRDFTPVAMVAQYQAGILVRADSPHKTLADLIKASKSSAKTLSYSTAGIGTPQHLTAERLAKQVAVDWVHAPYKSGPEAITALMRGDVDFMAQTAEWVPYVRDGRLRLLAVFTEDRVKGFDAPSLKELGYNLVAPSTLGVLGPARMQPATVKKLQDAFHIAGQSPEFENCADQFGLKLDYKDAPSYSAYIQDMLKSWTPVLKQFAAAE; encoded by the coding sequence ATGCACCGCACAACGACTTCCTCCCTGGCACTGCTGCCCCTGCTCTGCACCCTGAGTCTGGGCGCTGGCGCGGCCGAATACCCTGCCAGCCCGATCACGCTGGTGGTGGGTTATGGCGCCGGCGGCGGCACCGATGTCTGCAACCGCGTACTGGCCATGAACGTGGGCAAACAGCTGGGCCAGACGGTGATCGTGGACAACAAGCCCGGCGCCGGCACCACGTTGTCGCTGAGCCACGGCGCGCGCCAGAAGCCCGACGGCTATGTGCTCACCGCCCTGTCCTCAGCCGGCGTGCTGAACCAGGTGCTGATGCCCAAGGTGGCGTATGACGTGGTGCGCGATTTCACGCCCGTGGCCATGGTGGCGCAGTACCAGGCTGGCATTCTGGTGCGCGCCGATTCGCCGCACAAAACCCTGGCCGATCTGATCAAGGCCTCCAAATCCAGCGCCAAGACGCTGAGCTACAGCACTGCCGGCATTGGCACGCCCCAGCACCTGACGGCCGAGCGCCTGGCCAAGCAGGTGGCGGTGGACTGGGTGCATGCACCGTACAAGAGCGGCCCGGAAGCCATCACCGCACTGATGCGGGGCGATGTGGATTTCATGGCCCAGACGGCCGAATGGGTGCCTTATGTGCGCGACGGCCGCCTGCGCCTGCTGGCCGTGTTCACCGAAGACCGCGTCAAGGGCTTCGATGCGCCCTCACTCAAGGAGCTGGGGTACAACCTGGTCGCACCCAGCACCCTGGGCGTGCTGGGCCCGGCCAGGATGCAGCCGGCCACCGTGAAGAAGCTGCAGGATGCCTTCCACATCGCCGGCCAGTCGCCCGAGTTCGAGAACTGTGCCGACCAGTTCGGCCTCAAGCTCGACTACAAGGACGCGCCCAGCTACAGCGCCTACATCCAGGACATGCTCAAGAGCTGGACCCCGGTGCTCAAGCAGTTTGCGGCCGCGGAATAG
- a CDS encoding aspartate/glutamate racemase family protein — protein sequence MPQWLVVNPNTSETVTQALVHHLSVDTPRRRWHGVTAAFGAPYIADERSYCIAGHAVLDAWERAQAAAPPQGYAGVLVGCFGDPGLEALRSTTPVPVRGLAEASLQALWAQGPQRVAIVTGGAAWKPMLQRWSRAQGHALAPDAHGVGITDIHVLPGSGAQLMQSPEQAAQALAAACTQALDVPGTDAVLIGGAGLAGMGARVRALGGAPVWDCVELVRDAWALQSA from the coding sequence ATGCCGCAGTGGCTGGTGGTCAACCCCAATACCTCGGAAACGGTCACCCAGGCCCTGGTCCATCACCTGTCGGTGGACACGCCGCGACGGCGCTGGCATGGGGTGACGGCGGCGTTTGGTGCGCCCTATATCGCCGATGAGCGCAGCTACTGCATTGCCGGCCATGCCGTGCTGGATGCCTGGGAACGTGCCCAGGCCGCGGCCCCGCCGCAGGGCTATGCGGGGGTGCTGGTGGGGTGCTTTGGCGACCCGGGGCTGGAGGCGCTGCGGTCCACCACTCCGGTGCCGGTGCGCGGGCTGGCGGAAGCTTCGCTGCAGGCGCTCTGGGCGCAAGGGCCGCAGCGCGTTGCCATCGTCACCGGCGGGGCGGCATGGAAGCCCATGCTGCAGCGCTGGAGCCGTGCCCAAGGCCATGCCCTGGCGCCGGACGCCCATGGGGTCGGCATCACCGACATCCATGTGCTGCCGGGCTCCGGTGCGCAGCTGATGCAGTCGCCGGAGCAGGCTGCGCAGGCCCTGGCTGCGGCCTGCACCCAGGCACTGGATGTGCCCGGGACCGATGCCGTGCTGATCGGTGGCGCGGGCCTGGCCGGCATGGGTGCGCGGGTGCGGGCCTTGGGCGGCGCACCGGTGTGGGACTGTGTGGAATTGGTGCGCGACGCCTGGGCACTGCAAAGCGCCTAG
- a CDS encoding Zn-dependent hydrolase, translating to MSTPANPLRIDADRLWQSLMDLARIGATPKGGVCRIALTDEDKAGRDQVVQWFQEAGLAVRIDEVGNVFGRRAGTDPQARAVATGSHIDTQPTGGKFDGNYGVMAGLEVVRTLNAQGIQTVAPLEVAFWTNEEGTRFTPVMMGSGAFAGVFGAEDICSQQDGAGITVGAELERIGYRGTVACGDVPGGPFAAYFEAHIEQGPVLEAYDKPIGVVSGALGQQWYDVTVTGMDAHAGPTPMDLRHDAMLAAARMMDAVNRIALDEAPHGRGTVGHVQVLPNSRNVIPGQVKFTVDFRNLSQDGLDRMDLGMRTQFAQLAAQCQCSVALEQVVKFEPCVFHADCVASVRHAAEQLGYAHMDVVSGAGHDAVYVHGVSPTGMIFVPCKDGISHNEIEDAKAEHLAAGCNVLLHAMLERAGIA from the coding sequence ATGAGCACGCCTGCAAATCCCCTGCGTATTGATGCCGACCGCCTGTGGCAGTCACTGATGGATCTGGCCCGGATCGGAGCCACCCCCAAAGGAGGGGTGTGCCGCATCGCCCTGACCGACGAAGACAAGGCCGGCCGTGACCAGGTGGTGCAGTGGTTTCAGGAGGCCGGCCTGGCGGTGCGCATCGATGAAGTGGGCAATGTCTTCGGCCGCCGTGCCGGCACCGATCCGCAGGCCCGTGCCGTGGCCACGGGCAGCCACATCGACACCCAGCCGACCGGTGGCAAGTTCGACGGCAACTACGGGGTGATGGCCGGCCTGGAAGTGGTGCGCACCTTGAATGCCCAGGGCATCCAGACCGTGGCACCGCTGGAAGTGGCGTTCTGGACCAATGAGGAAGGCACGCGCTTCACCCCGGTGATGATGGGTTCCGGTGCATTTGCCGGTGTTTTTGGTGCGGAAGACATCTGCTCGCAACAAGATGGTGCAGGCATCACCGTGGGGGCCGAGCTGGAACGCATCGGCTACCGCGGCACAGTGGCCTGCGGCGATGTGCCCGGCGGCCCGTTTGCCGCCTACTTTGAAGCGCACATCGAACAAGGTCCGGTGCTGGAGGCCTACGACAAACCGATTGGCGTGGTCAGCGGCGCCCTGGGCCAGCAGTGGTACGACGTGACGGTGACCGGCATGGACGCACACGCCGGCCCCACGCCCATGGATCTGCGCCATGACGCCATGCTGGCCGCCGCCCGCATGATGGACGCCGTGAACCGCATTGCACTGGACGAAGCCCCGCATGGCCGGGGCACCGTGGGCCATGTGCAGGTGCTGCCCAACTCCCGCAATGTGATTCCCGGCCAGGTGAAGTTCACCGTGGATTTCCGCAACCTGTCGCAGGACGGTCTGGATCGCATGGACCTGGGCATGCGCACGCAGTTTGCACAGCTGGCGGCGCAATGCCAGTGCTCGGTGGCGCTGGAGCAGGTGGTGAAGTTCGAACCCTGCGTGTTCCACGCCGACTGCGTGGCCAGCGTGCGCCATGCCGCCGAGCAGCTGGGCTATGCACACATGGATGTGGTCAGCGGAGCCGGCCACGACGCCGTGTATGTGCACGGCGTATCGCCCACCGGCATGATCTTCGTGCCCTGCAAGGACGGCATCAGCCACAACGAGATCGAAGACGCCAAGGCCGAGCATCTGGCCGCCGGCTGCAATGTGCTGCTGCACGCCATGCTGGAGCGTGCCGGCATCGCCTGA
- a CDS encoding ABC transporter substrate-binding protein encodes MRSSSGFSVSRPALKTMALAVAMTLGGAAATTAMAQEKVLRIAMTAGDIPRTSGQPDQGFEGNRFTGIPLYDALTQWDLTKTDKPSEMIPGLALSWEVDAKDKTKWVFKLRPGVKFHDGSSFNADAVVWNVKKVLDKEAEQFDPAQVGVTASRMPTLRSARKIDDLTVELTTSEPDAFLPINLTNLFMASPAHWAKKLAAVPASVTGKAERSKAAWTAFAADPSGSGPFKGARFVPRERFEMVKNTAYWDPKRTPTIDKVVLLPLPEANSRTAALMSGQVDWIEAPAPDALDAIKGRGFKVYSNLQPHIWPWQFSFVEGSPWLDKRVRHAANLCVDRTSMKQLLNGQMEPATGMFEPGHPWRGKPSFQIKYDVKAAQALMQQAGYSASKPIKVKIQTSASGSGQMQPLPMNEFIQQNLKQCFFDVEFDVVEWNTLFSSWRIGAKDASANKSNATNITAATMDPFFAMVRFVSTKAFPPLSNNWGFYSNKQVDAVVDKARTTFDAKERDKALAELHTLVVDEAPFLFVAHDVGPRAMSAKVGNVVQPQSWFIDIATMTMK; translated from the coding sequence ATGCGCTCGTCTTCCGGTTTCTCCGTTTCCCGCCCCGCGCTCAAAACCATGGCCCTCGCTGTCGCCATGACCCTGGGCGGTGCCGCTGCCACCACCGCCATGGCGCAAGAAAAAGTCTTGCGCATTGCCATGACGGCGGGGGACATACCCCGCACCTCCGGCCAGCCCGACCAGGGTTTCGAAGGCAACCGCTTCACCGGCATTCCGCTGTACGACGCGCTGACCCAGTGGGATCTGACCAAGACCGACAAGCCCAGCGAAATGATCCCCGGCCTGGCCCTGTCCTGGGAAGTGGATGCCAAGGACAAGACCAAGTGGGTCTTCAAGCTGCGCCCCGGCGTCAAATTCCACGACGGCAGCTCCTTCAACGCCGATGCGGTGGTGTGGAACGTCAAGAAAGTGCTGGACAAGGAGGCCGAGCAGTTCGACCCCGCCCAGGTGGGTGTGACGGCATCGCGCATGCCCACGCTGCGCAGCGCCCGCAAGATCGACGACCTGACCGTGGAACTGACCACGTCCGAACCCGATGCCTTCCTGCCCATCAACCTGACCAATCTGTTCATGGCCTCGCCCGCACACTGGGCCAAGAAGCTGGCAGCAGTGCCCGCCTCGGTCACCGGCAAGGCCGAGCGCAGCAAGGCCGCATGGACCGCGTTTGCGGCCGATCCTTCCGGTTCCGGCCCGTTCAAGGGCGCGCGCTTTGTGCCGCGCGAACGCTTTGAAATGGTGAAGAACACCGCCTACTGGGACCCCAAGCGCACGCCCACCATCGACAAGGTGGTGCTGCTGCCCCTGCCCGAGGCCAACTCCCGCACCGCCGCCCTGATGAGCGGCCAGGTGGACTGGATCGAAGCCCCCGCTCCCGATGCGCTGGATGCCATCAAGGGCCGCGGCTTCAAGGTCTATTCCAACCTGCAGCCGCACATCTGGCCCTGGCAGTTCTCGTTCGTGGAAGGCTCGCCCTGGCTGGACAAGCGCGTGCGCCATGCCGCCAATCTGTGCGTGGACCGCACCAGCATGAAGCAGCTGCTCAATGGCCAGATGGAACCGGCCACCGGCATGTTCGAGCCCGGCCACCCCTGGCGCGGCAAGCCCAGCTTCCAGATCAAGTACGACGTGAAGGCGGCACAGGCCTTGATGCAGCAGGCGGGCTACAGCGCCAGCAAGCCCATCAAGGTGAAGATCCAGACCTCCGCCTCCGGTTCGGGCCAGATGCAGCCGCTGCCGATGAACGAATTCATCCAGCAGAACCTCAAGCAGTGCTTCTTTGACGTGGAATTCGACGTGGTCGAGTGGAACACGCTGTTCTCCAGCTGGCGCATCGGCGCCAAGGACGCCAGCGCCAACAAGAGCAACGCCACCAACATCACCGCCGCCACCATGGACCCGTTCTTCGCCATGGTGCGTTTCGTCAGCACCAAGGCCTTCCCGCCGCTGTCCAACAACTGGGGCTTCTACAGCAACAAGCAGGTGGATGCCGTGGTGGACAAGGCGCGCACCACCTTCGATGCCAAAGAACGTGACAAGGCCCTGGCCGAGCTGCACACCCTGGTGGTCGATGAGGCACCGTTCCTGTTCGTGGCCCACGACGTCGGCCCGCGCGCCATGTCGGCCAAGGTGGGCAATGTGGTCCAGCCCCAAAGCTGGTTCATCGACATCGCCACCATGACGATGAAGTAA